One Arvicanthis niloticus isolate mArvNil1 chromosome 3, mArvNil1.pat.X, whole genome shotgun sequence DNA segment encodes these proteins:
- the LOC117705938 gene encoding olfactory receptor 11G2-like has translation MRTHSSTGNSSTITGFILLGFPCPREEQILLFVLFFIVYLLILMGNASIICAVYCDQRLHTPMYFLLANFSFLEIWYVTSTVPNMLANFLSDTKVISFSGCFLQFYFFFSLGSTECLFLAVMAFDRYLAICRPLHYPTLMTGHLCNTLVISCWVLGFLWFPVPIVIISQMSFCGSRIIDHFLCDPGPLLALACSRAPLMEVFWAIITSLILFTPFLFIMGSYILVLRAVFRVPSRDGQKKAFSTCGSHLTVVSLFYGSVMIMYLSPTSEHEAGMQKLVTLFYSVGTPLLNPVIYSLRNKDMKHAMQKILQT, from the coding sequence atgagaacacacagcagcaCCGGCAACTCCAGCACCATCACTGGTTTCATCCTCCTGGGCTTCCCCTGCCCCAGGGAAGAACAGatcctcctctttgtcctcttctTCATTGTCTACCTCCTCATCCTCATGGGCAATGCTTCTATCATCTGTGCTGTGTACTGTGATCAGAGACtacacacccccatgtacttcctGCTGGCCAACTTCTCCTTCCTGGAGATCTGGTATGTCACCTCCACAGTCCCCAACATGTTGGCCAACTTCCTCTCTGACACCAAGgtcatctccttctctggatgcttcctgcagttctatttcttcttctccttggGTTCTACAGAATGCCTTTTCCTGGCAGTCATGGCATTTGATCGCTACCTTGCCATCTGCAGGCCTCTACATTATCCTACCCTCATGACTGGGCACCTCTGCAACACCCTTGTGATCAGTTGCTGGGTGCTTGGTTTCCTCTGGTTCCCTGTTCCCATTGTCATCATctcccagatgtccttctgtgggTCCAGAATTATAGACCACTTCCTGTGTGACCCAGGCCCTTTGTTGGCCCTTGCCTGTTCAAGAGCCCCATTGATGGAGGTTTTCTGGGCAATTATAACATCTCTTATTCTGTTTACTCCTTTTCTCTTTATCATGGGATCTTATATATTGGTCCTGAGAGCTGTATTCAGAGTTCCTTCAAGAGATGGACAAAAAAAGGCCTTCTCCACTTGTGGGTCTCATCTCACAGTAGTTTCACTCTTTTATGGCTCAGTGATGATAATGTATCTGAGCCCAACATCTGAACATGAAGCTGGAATGCAGAAGCTTGTGACTCTATTTTATTCTGTGGGTACTCCACTCCTTAATCCCGTGATATACAGTCTACGAAACAAAGATATGAAACATGCCATGCAGAAGATTTTACAAACATAA